Below is a window of Arthrobacter sp. SLBN-112 DNA.
CCCGTGGCATTTCCCCCGCGGTCTATTTTTGGTGCCGCGTGTTTCAGCCAGTGCCGCTTAAAGTTGCGGTCAGGTTACACAAATCGCTCCTGCGTGAAGTTCACGTATCAGCTATGTTTCGGGAATGTAAACACGCCCCCACCCCTGGCGGCTCGTCCCCGCCGCCGCCCCCGCGATCCTGCCGAATTCGCGGGGGTTCCGGCTGTTCCAGGGGTGAGAACCCGCCGTCGTGCGCCTTTTCCCTTATGTTTCAGGACCGTGAACGGCGATTCACCGTTCAGAACCTGCGGGCGTTGGCCAGGACCGGCAGCGTGGCGCGCACGGAGTCAACGGACGCGGGATCGATGTCGACGACGGCGAGTTCAGGCTTTCCGCCGAGGGCCACCACGGCGGTGCCCAGGGGTGTGACAACGGCGCTGTGGCCAATTCCGGTGGGTGCCGCGCCTGCGGGGCCCGCGCCGACGGTTTCGGGATCGCCCTGGCCGCACGCAATCACAAACGTGGTGCTGTCCAGCGCCCGGGCACGCACCAGCAGGTCCCACTGCTCGGCCTTGCCCTCGCCGGCTCCCCAGGAAGCACACACGATGTTCACTTGTGCTCCTGCATTGGCGTTAGCCGTGAACAGGGCCGGGAAGCGGACGTCGTAACAGGTGGCCAGGCCGAACACGGTGCCTTCGAGCTCGAACGTTACCGGCGCCTCCCCGGCGTCCACTGTCTTGGACTCGGTGAAGCCGAACGCGTCAAAGAGGTGGACCTTGTCGTAGGACGCCTCCACGCCGGGGCCGGTGACCAGCAGCGTGTTGCGGACGCGCCCCTCCGCGCCGGGGGTGAACATGCCTGCCACGATGGTGATGCCCAGGTCCTTGGCGACGCGGCGAACCTCGCCTGCCCAGGGGCCGTCGAGCGGTTCGGCAATGTCTTTCAGCGAGTGGCCGAAGGCGCGCATGGCCGCCTCCGGAAAGACCACCAGCTGCGCACCGGCGTTCTTCGCCTGGGCGGCATAGTCCCGGATGATGCCAAGGTTGGCCGCCGTGTCGGCGCCGCTGATGATTTGGGCGATGGCGATACGCATGGAAGATCTCCGATCTGTTGTATACATAATGTATGGTAAAAATTTCGGGTTCGGCCGCCTCGGGCCGCGAAAAGGCGTACGCCTACCTGCGCGAAAACGTCCTGACCGACCCGGAACTGCAAGGCCGTTTCCTCAACGAGCAGGAGCTTGCCGCGGACATCGGGGTGTCCCGCACTCCGGTCCGTGAGGCGCTGCTGCTGCTGGTTTCCGACGGGCTGGTGGAGCTCATTCCGCAGCGGGGCGCATACGTTCCGGTCGTTACCGGCCGGGAGATTTCCGAGCTCATGGAACTCCGCGGCGTGCTGGAAAGCCATGCGGCCAAACTCGTTATTGACGAACACCGCGTGCCCGCCAAGCAAATGCAGGACACCCTGCAGCAGCAGGCGCAAATTCCGAACAACGATGACCCGGAAGACGCCCGCGAATTCATCCGCCTGGACACGCTCTTCCATCAGCAGCTCATCGACGCCGCCGGAAACGAACTCATTTCACGAACGTACAGCAAGCTCCATGTGCGGCAGATCCTGGTGGGCGTCGCCGCCCTGTTCCGCACGGGCGGCAGGCGCCAGGCGGTGTGCGCCGAACACCAGGACATCCTCGATGCCCTGGTGGCCGGCGATTCCGCCCGTGCCAAGGAGGCTATCGACCGCCACCTCGCGGTGACGCGGGACATCCTCCTGCGCACCTGATCATCGGACGTGGCCAACGCCGGATGCACGCGCCGCTTCGCCGGCTGCCCGGGACGCCGCAGTCCCTTCCAGCAGCAGGCGGTAGTCCTGGTCCTCCACTGTGTTGTTGTCCCGGCCCAAGGCCAGGCCCACGAGGGTCACTGCCGCCGCGACCGCCACATAAATGGCCACCGGAATCCAGGTGCCGAACTGCGAAAGCAGGACTGTGAACATCAATGGTGCGATGGCCCCGCCGATGACGCCTGCGAAGGTGTAGGCGAGTGAGCTTCCCGTGGAACGCAGCCGCGGCGAGAACTGCTCCACGATGAAGGCTGCCTGCGGTCCGTACATAAAGGAGTGTGCCGCCAGTCCCAGGACGATGCCCACGATCAGCATCGGCTCGTTGTTGCCACGCAGGACGCCGAAGAAAACGAAGGTCCAGACGGCGCCCACTACTGCACCCACACCATAGACCAGCCGCCGGTTGAAGCGGTCTGAGACTGCGCCCGCCAGGGGGATCGTGAACAGCTGGAAGGCCGAGCCGACCAGGACGGCGGTGAGCACCTGGTTGCGTTCGTAGCCGAGCCCCTGGATGCCGTAGGTAAGGGTGAAGACGGTGAAAAGCGCGTACAGCACGTCCGGCCCAACGCGGCAGAGCATGGCAGCGATCAGTGGCCGGAGTTCCTTGCTGAACACCTCCCGGATGGGTGCGGCGGGCTGTTCGCCGTGGGCTTCGATGGCCTTGAAGATGGGGGTGTCCTCAAGCCTGAGCCGGATCCACAGACCGAACCCGACCAGCAGTGCGGATACCAGGAATGCGATGCGCCACCCAAAGCTGAGGAACTGTTCCTCGGTGAGCATCAGGGTCAGGACCGCCAGCGCGCCGTTGGCCAGCAGGTTGCCGGCAGGCGGACCCACCTGCGCGGCCGAGGCCCAGAAACCCCGCCGCTGCGGGTCGCCGTATTCGCTGGAGAGCAGCACCGCGCCGCCCCATTCGCCGCCCACGCCCACGCCCTGGGCGAAGCGCAGCAGCACCAGCATGATCGGGGCGGCAACGCCGATGCTGCCGTAGCCCGGGAGGACGCCGATCAGCACCGTGGCCGCGCCGATGATCATCAGTGTGGTGACCAGGACCTTCTTGCGCCCGATCCTGTCGCCGAGCCGGCCGAAGACCACCCCGCCCACGGGCCGTGACACATAGCCGACGGCGTAGGTGGAGAAGGCGAGGATGGTGCCGGTCAGGGGATCCGAGGACGGGAAGAAAACGATGGGAAAGACCACCGCGGCAGCCGCGGAATAGACGGCGAAGTCGTACCACTCCAAGGCCGTGCCGGTCAGGCTCGCCGCAAAAGCTTTGAACAGGCCCTTGGGATGGATCGGCGGCCCTGGCTGTGATGCTGCGCCCGCAGCCGAAACCGGAGAATTGCTCATTGTGTCCTCCACAGTGGATTTTTTCAGGTGACGCCTGTCACGCTGGCGTTAAATGTATACATTACGCATACTGGATGTACATTGGCGACTGTTTCCGGTTTCCGGTTTGTTAATTTTCCCGCGGTGCACCGGCTCCGCGGCCTTCGAAAAGGACTGCACCATGACGGCTCTCAGCTTTGAACTTCCCGACGGCAGCATCAAGAACGTGCAGGTCCGGCACCTCCTCAACGCCGGCTACGCAGGGCGCGAGCAGGATGAGGTGCAGGCGCACATTGCTGAACTCGCCGAGCTTGGCGTCCCCGGCCCCACCACCACGCCGGCCATGTACCCCGTCTCGCCCTATCTCGCGCAGCAGGTGTCCGAGGTCCGGGTCCAGCATGGGCGGACGTCCGGGGAGGCGGAATGGGCGCTGGTCATCACCGACGAGGGCGTCCTGCTCACCGCCGCCTGTGATCATACGGACCGTGAGCTGGAAGTGCATGGTGTGGCATGGAGCAAGAACGCCAGCCCTGACGTCCTGGGCCGCAAGGCATGGCGGCTTGAGGATGTGCGGGACCACCTGGACCGCATCACGCTGCGGGGCTGGGTAGGGGAGGGGGAAACCCCGGACACCCTCATCCAGGACAGTTCCCTCGAGGCTCTGCTGACGCCGGACTACTGGCTGGAGGTGCTGGCCGGTCGCGGTCTCAACCAGCCGGGCACCGTGCTGATTTCCGGCACCGTGGCGATGACCGGCGGGGTGGACCAGTTCGCCCGCAGCTGGAAGGTGGAGATGGCGGATCCGGTGACTGGAGAGTCGCTGGACGTGCAGTATGTCGTGGAGCAAATGCCGCAACCCATCGGCTAAGCGAGGCACCGAGCGGCGTGAACGCGTAGAAAAGTTCCGCCGCCCCACCCTGGGTGGCGGAACCTTTCACGCCTCGAAGCTACTGCCTGTAGCCCTCCACTTCACTGATGGGGCGGGCCTGGGCTTCGTTCGGGTTTTCGCCGGAGTCCTTCTTGGCCCTCCGCTGGCGGAGCAGGTCCCAATACTGGTCCAGGCTTTCTTCAACATACTTGAGCCGCGCCTGGTCCGGCGCCCGGCCGCCTGTCGCGCCCTCGCGCAGCGCGTGCTCCTCCTCCACCAGGGACTGGATGTGCGTCAAAATATCCTGGTCATTCATGGTTTCCCCTAACTCCGGTCCGGTCACCTTCAGCGTACGTAGCAGGTGCTGAAGCCACCAGCCCCCGCGCTGTACCATCAATTTCATGCCCACTGCGCTCGATATGGCAGGTCCCATCCTGGAAGTGCTGACCTGGTTGTGCCTGCCCGCCGGGCTGGGACTGCTGATCTACACCGGCTTCCTCCGCCGCTTTGTCCATCCGTGGGACGTGGCCGAGGCCGTGGTGTATTCGGACTCCACCGGCGTCGGATTCCGCTGGTTCGACCGGAAGCACCAGGTGCACAACGCCCCCATGTCCCCCTACGACATCAGGGACATGGCGGTGGGGGACACGTTGCCCATTTATTACCACCCCAAACGCCCAACCCAGTGGCAGGCCACCGCCCCGGAAGAGGCGGGCAGGACGGCGTCGGTCCTGGGCCGCTGCCTGACGGCAATCGGTACCGTGGCCCTGCTGGGCGGGTTCGTCCTGCCGATGTTTTAGCCGCAGGCCCCTAGCCGGCTACCACCACAACGATGCCCAGTGCGCCCAGGACGACGCCCGCGACTGCGGTCCAGAGCACGGCCGAAAGGTCCGCTTCGATGCTTTCCCCTGCCAGGCCGTGGGACCTCGCCCGGTAGCGGCGGCGCTGGGTGAGATAGATGGCCAAGGCGGCGCTGCCGGACACTGCCAAGAGCATCAGGATGGGCGGCCCGTAGGTGGGAAGCCAGCGCAGGAAGAAGGCGCTCGCTGTCACCAGCGCCAACATGGTCCGGCCCCAGGCGAGTGCCGTCCGTTCGGGTTGGAGGCCCGGATCGCCGTGCGGCCGGGGTGCGCCGGATGCCATCAGCGCATGAGGATAAAGACGAGTACGACGGCGGCCGCCAGGGCGCCTGCCCCGGCCAACAGGGGGACGAAGAACGGCAGGGGAAGCGGCGCTTTATTGCGCATGCTTCGCTCCACGCGAAGCCACCGCACTGCGGCACCGCCGCTGAGCATCATGCCCATCAGAAGCAGGATGACGGCCAGGCCCTTGCGGACCGGCTCGATGAACAGGCCTGACGTGAAGGCCTCGACGGCAATGCCGCCGGCCAGCAGCGCAAGGGACGTGCGGATCCATGCGAGGAAAGTGCGTTCGTTGGCAAGGGTAAATCGCGGGTCCGGCTCCTCGCCGCCTGGCAGCAGGCGTTCCGCGAGTCGTCCACGCGAGGACGGGGCCGCAGGGCCGGGCGGCTGCTCACTCTTGGTCACGGGCCCAGTTTAGCCGCGCCGGCACAGCACGATGACCGGTCAGGCCGCCCGGCGGAGCGCCGCCTTGCCGGCCAAGTGCTCACCGATGGGCAAGGCGGCGGTGGCTGCGGGGGACGGAGCGTTCAATACGTGGATCATCCGGTCGGTCCCGGCCAGCAGGAAATCATGGAGGAGCGTGCCGTCCCGGCGCACGGCCTGCGCCCTGATGCCTGCCTCGCGGGGCAGCAGGTCCTCTTTGGCCAGGCCGGGTGCGTATTTCCGGCATTCCCGAAGGTAGCTTCCCTTGAACAGGGAGTTCCGGACCTCCCGAACGGCTGTGGCGGCATTGGACCTCGCCACGTGCCACAACCCCGGAAAGCGCAGGTAGCGTGCCACGTCCTTCGGGTTCACCGAGAACTTGGGGTAGCCCTCCCGGGCCAGGCCCAGCACCGCGTTGGGTCCGACGGTGATGCTGCCGTTGATGGTGGGAGTGAGGTGCACGCCCAGGAAAGGCAATTCAGGGTCAGGTACCGGGTAGATGAGGTGTTTGACGTAGCGCGATTTTGTTTCGGGCAACTCAAAATACTCGCCGCGGAAGGGAATGATCTGGACATCGATGTTCATTCCGGCCAGTTCGGCGAGCCGGTCCGACTGCAGCCCGGCGCAAGCGATCATCCGGCGGCAGGCGTAGGCGTCATGATCCGTGCCAACCTCCACATGCCCGGAGTGTTCCACGATGGAGGTGACCCGGGCTCCGGTGAGGACGCTTCCGCCGGCGGCCGTTATGAGTTCTGCCAGCTTGTGCGCCACCTGCTGGTAGTCGACGATGCCGGTGCTGGGGATGAACAGGGCGCCCAGCCCGGAAACGTTGGGTTCGCGCCGATTGAGCTCCGCCTCGTCGATGCGCTCGCAGCCCAGGCTGTGGATGGCGGCTCGTTCCTCCAGGCGGTCCAGCCGCTCCAGTTCCACGGCTGTGGTGGCAACCAGCAGTTTGCCCGGCTCGGCGTAGCTGATGCCGTGGTCCCGGCAGAATTCCTTGGTCTGGCGGGCTCCGGCCTTGCTGAATTCGGCCTTGAGACTGTCCGGGGCGTAGTAGATCCCGGAGTGGATGACGCCGCTGTTGTGCCCGGTCTGGTGCGAAGCCAGCGTGGGGGCGGCCTCCAGCAGGACCAATGAGGCGTCGGGCTCTTTCCGCAGGAGCTGGTAAGCAGTGGCAAGGCCCACAATTCCGCCGCCAATGATGCAGTAGTCCGTCCGTTCCACGGGTCTCCGCCTTTCGTTGTGGCTAGAGTCTAGCCACCGGTGCGCTGTTTACCCCCCCCGCTCCGCCATGCCCCAGGCCAGGGAGCCGGCCACGAACACTCCGCTGAACAGCACAATGGTCTTGAAGACACTGACGGTTTCTTCCAGAATATCCACGCAGCCATCATGCCAGCCGGGAATGCGGAGGGTGGCCGGACAGTTGGGGCAGGTATGGAGCGCATTGGATTTCTTTCCTTCGGCCACTGGGGCCCCGGCCAGGGTTCCCGCACCAGGACGGCCGCCGACGCGCTGCTCCAGGGGATCGAACTTGCGGTAGCTGCCGAAGAACTCGGAGTTGACGGCGCATTCTTCCGCGTCCACCATTTCGCGCGCCAGCAGGCCTCGCCCTTCCCTCTACTTTCAGCCATTGCCGCGCGCACCAGCCGCCTGGAAATCGGCACGGGCGTCATCGACATGCGCTACGAGAATCCCCTCTACATGGCGGAGGAGGCGGCTGCCGCAGACCTGATCAGCGGCGGCAGGCTGCAGCTGGGCATCAGCCGCGGCTCACCCGAACCTGCCCGGGACGGCGCGTCGGCTTTCGGATACCGGCCGCAGTCCGGGGAGACCGACGCGGACATGGCCCGGCGCCATACGGCCGCCTTCCGCCAGGCCATTACCGGTGCGGGCGTTGCCCAGGCAGACCCCCGGTACGCCGGCGGCGCCAGCGGCCTCCTGCCCGTCCAGCCCCAGTCCCCGGGTTTGGCGGACCGGATCTGGTGGGGCGCCGGCAGCAGGAAGACCGCGGTGTGGGCGGCGGAACTCGGCATGAACCTGATGAGCTCCACCCTGCTCACCGAGGACACCGGCGTTCCGTTCCATGAACTCCAGTCCGAGCAGATCCAGCTGTACAAGGAGGCATGGGCCGCGGCAGGACATGCGCGCACCCCGCGGGTTTCGGTCAGCCGCAGCGTGCTTCCCATCGTGGATGAAGAGGACAACTACTACTTCGCCGGCAGCGCCCTCCGGGACGGCCGCGACCAGGTGGGCGTGATCGACGGCCTCACAGCCAGGTTCGGCAAGAGCTATGTGGGTGCGCCGGATCGGCTGGCCGAGCAGCTCGCAGCCGACACGGCGGTGCAGACGGCGGACACGCTCCTGCTGACAGTTCCCAATCAACTCGGCGTTGAGTACAACGCCAAGCTCCTTGGCAACATCGTGGAACACGTTGCTCCTGCCCTGGGATGGAGCCGCCGCTGATGCCGGGGGAACCTTTTGTGACACCCAACCGTTAGGCTTGTAAGTGCGTGGTGGGGGCTTCGCGCCCCTACTACTGTGTGACTGCGGAACGGTCATATGACGGAGAGAGAGAAATATGGCTCGCACCGCCTTAGGCTTAACCGTATGATCCGGCTACGTCAGCTGGCCCAGGCGGCCTCAGTGCTGACCACACCCTTGGCGCCAGAGGACATCCTGGCCTTATTCAACCCTGTCTACTCAGCCCGGCAGTTGCGCGGCGTGGTCACCCGGGTCGTCCAGGAGACGGCCCAATCGGCCACGATCTTCTTCCGCCCCGGTCGAGGCTGGAAGTCCCACCTCGCCGGCCAGTGGGCCCGCATCGGCGTCGAACTCGATGGCGTGCGCCATTGGCGCTCCTACTCACTGAGTGCCCCGGCCGGCAAGGACCCTGCCATCACTGTCACGGATGTCGGGGCTGTCTCCGGCACCTTGGTGCGCACCACCAAACCCGGCGACGTCCTGTTCCTGGCCCCGCCGCAGGGTGACTTCGTGCTCCCGGAACATCCCCGCCCCCTCCTGATGGTCACCGCGGGCAGTGGCATCACTCCGGTGATGTCCATGATCCGTACGCTGGTGCCGCGTCGTCCGGATGCCGACGTCGTGCTGGTGCACTCCGCCCGCACGCCGGGTGACAGCCTCTTCCGCGAGGAGCTGGCGGAGCTGGCGGACCAGTTCCCCAACTTCCGGCTGGCGCACTGGTACACCGGCGAGCAGGGCCGGATGGACTTCTCCAGCACCAAGGAACTGGACGAGATCTGCCCCGACTGGAAGGAGCGCGCAGCCTACGCCTGCGGCCCGGACAGCTTCCTGGACGATGCCGAAGCCCTCTGGAAGCGGGCA
It encodes the following:
- a CDS encoding carbon-nitrogen hydrolase family protein, whose translation is MRIAIAQIISGADTAANLGIIRDYAAQAKNAGAQLVVFPEAAMRAFGHSLKDIAEPLDGPWAGEVRRVAKDLGITIVAGMFTPGAEGRVRNTLLVTGPGVEASYDKVHLFDAFGFTESKTVDAGEAPVTFELEGTVFGLATCYDVRFPALFTANANAGAQVNIVCASWGAGEGKAEQWDLLVRARALDSTTFVIACGQGDPETVGAGPAGAAPTGIGHSAVVTPLGTAVVALGGKPELAVVDIDPASVDSVRATLPVLANARRF
- a CDS encoding GntR family transcriptional regulator, coding for MVKISGSAASGREKAYAYLRENVLTDPELQGRFLNEQELAADIGVSRTPVREALLLLVSDGLVELIPQRGAYVPVVTGREISELMELRGVLESHAAKLVIDEHRVPAKQMQDTLQQQAQIPNNDDPEDAREFIRLDTLFHQQLIDAAGNELISRTYSKLHVRQILVGVAALFRTGGRRQAVCAEHQDILDALVAGDSARAKEAIDRHLAVTRDILLRT
- a CDS encoding MFS transporter, with the translated sequence MSNSPVSAAGAASQPGPPIHPKGLFKAFAASLTGTALEWYDFAVYSAAAAVVFPIVFFPSSDPLTGTILAFSTYAVGYVSRPVGGVVFGRLGDRIGRKKVLVTTLMIIGAATVLIGVLPGYGSIGVAAPIMLVLLRFAQGVGVGGEWGGAVLLSSEYGDPQRRGFWASAAQVGPPAGNLLANGALAVLTLMLTEEQFLSFGWRIAFLVSALLVGFGLWIRLRLEDTPIFKAIEAHGEQPAAPIREVFSKELRPLIAAMLCRVGPDVLYALFTVFTLTYGIQGLGYERNQVLTAVLVGSAFQLFTIPLAGAVSDRFNRRLVYGVGAVVGAVWTFVFFGVLRGNNEPMLIVGIVLGLAAHSFMYGPQAAFIVEQFSPRLRSTGSSLAYTFAGVIGGAIAPLMFTVLLSQFGTWIPVAIYVAVAAAVTLVGLALGRDNNTVEDQDYRLLLEGTAASRAAGEAARASGVGHVR
- a CDS encoding DUF2848 domain-containing protein — encoded protein: MTALSFELPDGSIKNVQVRHLLNAGYAGREQDEVQAHIAELAELGVPGPTTTPAMYPVSPYLAQQVSEVRVQHGRTSGEAEWALVITDEGVLLTAACDHTDRELEVHGVAWSKNASPDVLGRKAWRLEDVRDHLDRITLRGWVGEGETPDTLIQDSSLEALLTPDYWLEVLAGRGLNQPGTVLISGTVAMTGGVDQFARSWKVEMADPVTGESLDVQYVVEQMPQPIG
- a CDS encoding DUF2630 family protein, which gives rise to MNDQDILTHIQSLVEEEHALREGATGGRAPDQARLKYVEESLDQYWDLLRQRRAKKDSGENPNEAQARPISEVEGYRQ
- a CDS encoding DUF202 domain-containing protein; translated protein: MASGAPRPHGDPGLQPERTALAWGRTMLALVTASAFFLRWLPTYGPPILMLLAVSGSAALAIYLTQRRRYRARSHGLAGESIEADLSAVLWTAVAGVVLGALGIVVVVAG
- a CDS encoding DUF202 domain-containing protein; translation: MTKSEQPPGPAAPSSRGRLAERLLPGGEEPDPRFTLANERTFLAWIRTSLALLAGGIAVEAFTSGLFIEPVRKGLAVILLLMGMMLSGGAAVRWLRVERSMRNKAPLPLPFFVPLLAGAGALAAAVVLVFILMR
- the lhgO gene encoding L-2-hydroxyglutarate oxidase; the encoded protein is MERTDYCIIGGGIVGLATAYQLLRKEPDASLVLLEAAPTLASHQTGHNSGVIHSGIYYAPDSLKAEFSKAGARQTKEFCRDHGISYAEPGKLLVATTAVELERLDRLEERAAIHSLGCERIDEAELNRREPNVSGLGALFIPSTGIVDYQQVAHKLAELITAAGGSVLTGARVTSIVEHSGHVEVGTDHDAYACRRMIACAGLQSDRLAELAGMNIDVQIIPFRGEYFELPETKSRYVKHLIYPVPDPELPFLGVHLTPTINGSITVGPNAVLGLAREGYPKFSVNPKDVARYLRFPGLWHVARSNAATAVREVRNSLFKGSYLRECRKYAPGLAKEDLLPREAGIRAQAVRRDGTLLHDFLLAGTDRMIHVLNAPSPAATAALPIGEHLAGKAALRRAA
- a CDS encoding LLM class flavin-dependent oxidoreductase, with amino-acid sequence MERIGFLSFGHWGPGQGSRTRTAADALLQGIELAVAAEELGVDGAFFRVHHFARQQASPFPLLSAIAARTSRLEIGTGVIDMRYENPLYMAEEAAAADLISGGRLQLGISRGSPEPARDGASAFGYRPQSGETDADMARRHTAAFRQAITGAGVAQADPRYAGGASGLLPVQPQSPGLADRIWWGAGSRKTAVWAAELGMNLMSSTLLTEDTGVPFHELQSEQIQLYKEAWAAAGHARTPRVSVSRSVLPIVDEEDNYYFAGSALRDGRDQVGVIDGLTARFGKSYVGAPDRLAEQLAADTAVQTADTLLLTVPNQLGVEYNAKLLGNIVEHVAPALGWSRR
- a CDS encoding ferredoxin reductase → MIRLRQLAQAASVLTTPLAPEDILALFNPVYSARQLRGVVTRVVQETAQSATIFFRPGRGWKSHLAGQWARIGVELDGVRHWRSYSLSAPAGKDPAITVTDVGAVSGTLVRTTKPGDVLFLAPPQGDFVLPEHPRPLLMVTAGSGITPVMSMIRTLVPRRPDADVVLVHSARTPGDSLFREELAELADQFPNFRLAHWYTGEQGRMDFSSTKELDEICPDWKERAAYACGPDSFLDDAEALWKRAALTTRAPGTDVAVAGDPGNLMIERFNTTFNAGVGHDGGLVTFEASDREVQADGDTPILDIGEDAGVLMPSGCRMGICHSCLTPLLAGQVRDLRTGEVHGEPGELIQTCVSAAAGPVNLEI